A window from Gossypium raimondii isolate GPD5lz chromosome 7, ASM2569854v1, whole genome shotgun sequence encodes these proteins:
- the LOC105801717 gene encoding receptor-like protein kinase FERONIA, translating to MRTSLSCFCFCPVSESKLKKKPSKGTAISSLPQHLCRRFSLDEIRVATNNFDSHLVLGKGGSAVVYKGFFDDGASVFAVKYLQLGSSRHTILDDFRNEVQLLCQLRHQHIVSLIGFCYEEDKMIIVYNYMSQGMLFDHLHGTGHHDPLPWKQRLEICIGIARGLHYLHAGAKRAVIHRDIKTRNILLDDQKVSKIADFTLSKIGPFSLSNAPIRIELPPLDEIELETSRTRLFGTLGYVAPELFIDATIVTEKSDVYSFGVVLLEVLCGRKVLKFDAGDHNHRHIISWVNEHLKNGRIYQMTDPYLEGKIAPSCLQKFLDIALSCVHVEEHKRPALGEVEVTLELALELQNKADFEVKGLNPHGEAMYEEVAFSASAFSFSDYQTDVLWPHGSARVEDTFSWKSEDMLSDIEELCR from the coding sequence ATGAGAACTTCACTTTCCTGCTTTTGTTTCTGTCCAGTATCTGAAAGCAAATTAAAGAAGAAGCCGAGCAAGGGAACAGCTATATCATCGCTTCCCCAACATCTGTGCCGTCGATTTTCACTCGACGAGATTAGAGTTGCCACCAATAACTTTGACTCCCACTTGGTTCTTGGTAAAGGTGGCAGCGCAGTAGTATACAAAGGGTTTTTCGATGACGGGGCTTCGGTTTTCGCTGTCAAATACTTGCAGCTCGGATCCTCACGACATACAATACTTGACGACTTTCGAAATGAGGTGCAGCTACTTTGCCAGCTGCGCCACCAACATATTGTTTCTCTGATTGGATTCTGCTATGAGGAAGACAAGATGATCATAGTGTACAATTATATGAGCCAGGGGATGCTCTTCGATCATCTCCATGGTACTGGTCATCACGATCCCCTCCCATGGAAGCAAAGGTTAGAGATTTGCATTGGGATAGCTCGTGGATTACATTATCTTCATGCTGGAGCAAAGCGTGCAGTTATCCACCGGGACATCAAGACCAGAAACATTCTTTTAGATGACCAAAAGGTTTCCAAGATTGCGGATTTCACCTTGTCTAAGATAGGCCCTTTTAGTTTATCAAACGCTCCCATCAGAATAGAGTTACCTCCtctggatgaaattgaattggaaaCAAGTCGAACGAGGCTGTTTGGTACTTTGGGTTACGTGGCTCCTGAGCTTTTCATTGATGCTACTATTGTGACAGAGAAATCAGATGTTTACTCATTTGGGGTTGTTTTGCTTGAAGTACTTTGTGGTAGAAAAGTACTAAAGTTTGATGCAGGGGACCATAATCATCGTCATATAATTTCTTGGGTCAATGAACACCTAAAGAATGGAAGAATTTACCAAATGACGGATCCATATTTGGAAGGGAAAATAGCCCCGAGTTGCTTACAGAAATTCCTGGACATAGCTTTAAGTTGCGTCCATGTTGAGGAACATAAACGACCTGCTCTTGGTGAAGTGGAGGTGACATTAGAGCTTGCTTTGGAGCTCCAAAACAAAGCAGACTTCGAAGTGAAGGGCCTCAATCCTCATGGAGAAGCTATGTATGAAGAAGTAGCTTTCTCTGCATCTGCCTTCAGTTTCTCTGATTATCAGACTGATGTACTCTGGCCCCATGGAAGTGCTCGTGTCGAGGATACATTTAGCTGGAAATCTGAGGATATGTTGTCAGACATTGAAGAGCTGTGCAGATGA